One Panthera leo isolate Ple1 chromosome B1, P.leo_Ple1_pat1.1, whole genome shotgun sequence DNA window includes the following coding sequences:
- the G6PD gene encoding LOW QUALITY PROTEIN: glucose-6-phosphate 1-dehydrogenase (The sequence of the model RefSeq protein was modified relative to this genomic sequence to represent the inferred CDS: inserted 7 bases in 4 codons; deleted 1 base in 1 codon; substituted 3 bases at 3 genomic stop codons): MVSSRNQPESEPFFRATPENKSKLEGLLAQNSMTGEYNHVYICETCTIQAGWNCVSMELALPKGPVSYPSTSLSYFREQIXLINPYMGKEIVQNFMVLMFATRIFGPIWNXSNITLTCKVSFSIEGHGGYFDALGIILPVTQNHLLRMLYVAATRKPDSTNSEDLRNEKVKVXKRISXVLENNAVLYTCVGNPTXRDEAIKGYLDDSTVHCGFTISTFAXVENKEVGRGVVFPPCGRFPSEHKAEGRQQFRKVAYNMNRSGGRRVFTPLPHKVAXKQPRPIAYIFGSRGLQTEAGGRLGFQYLDTSRNIKEYVLKQKYLKMWIKRRPSV; this comes from the exons GAATCAACCTGAAAGTGAGCCCTTCTTCAGAGCCACTCCAGAGAACAAATCCAAACTGGAGGGGCTTCTTGCCCAAAACTCAATGACTGGTGAGTACAATCATGTG TACATCTGTGAGACCTGCACGATCCAGGCAGGTTGGAACTGTGTTAGCATGGAGCTAGCCCTTCCCAAGGGACCTGTCAGCTATCCAAGCACATCTCTTTCCTATTTCAGGGAACAGATCTAGCTTATCAATCCCTACATGGGCAAAGAGATAGTCCAGAACTTCATGGTGCTGATGTTTGCCACCAGGATCTTTGGCCCCATTTGGAACTAGAGTAACATAACTCTTACCTGCAAGGTGTCTTTCAGCATTGAAGGCCAC GGGGGCTACTTCGATGCCCTTGGCATCATCCTGCCCGTGACGCAGAACCACCTCCTACGGATGCTGTATGTGGCAGCCACGAGGAAGCCTGACTCCACCAACTCAGAGGACCTCCGCAATGAGAAAGTCAAAGT GAAACGTATCTCATAAGTACTGGAGAACAATGCGGTCCTGTACACGTGTGTGGGGAACCCCAC GAGAGATGAGGCCATCAAAGGGTACTTGGACGACTCCACAGTGCACTGTGGGTTCACCATTTCCACCTTCG ATGTAGAGAACAAAGAGGTAGGACGGGGTGTCGTTTTCCCACCCTGTGGCAGATTCCCCAGTGAGCACAAGGCTGAAGGGCGGCAGCAGTTCCGAAAGGTAGCCTACAACA TGAATCGCTCCGGAGGCCGGCGAGTCTTCACGCCACTGCCGCACAAGGTCGC AAAGCAGCCCCGGCCCATCGCCTACATTTTTGGCAGCAGAGGCCTGCAAACAGAGGCTGGTGGACGGCTGGGCTTTCAGTACTTGGACACCTCCAG